A single window of Pyrus communis chromosome 10, drPyrComm1.1, whole genome shotgun sequence DNA harbors:
- the LOC137747131 gene encoding histone-lysine N-methyltransferase, H3 lysine-9 specific SUVH3-like gives MEGGSSQNFVPPSAGFDKSRVLDVRPLRSLMPVFPAASQAPSFPGMPPFGNTPNGFPPFYPFGLPPSYQASPDLNSEMRTPTGPMPAPIRSYRAPASSGADDFPEDSNGDGYFDPHVGSSSSRKKTTKASSSRKKTKKNGDGDSLTNNGSGVTFVSVMSSFQIEDGNRELVNYVLMNFDALRRRICQIEDNKESKTGVIKRADLKAGGIVMSKKVRTNMRRRVGVIPGVEIGDIFFFRMEMCAVGLHAPSMAGIDYMTGNGDGDKDPVALSIVSSGGYDDEAEASDVLIYSGQGGNSNSKDKDREVADQKLERGNLALQRSLHHGNEVRVIRGVKDDVSSTIKIYVYDGLYKVHESWTERGKAGCNIFKYKLLRVPGQPPAFAVWQAIRKWKDGFSSRAGLVLQDLTSGTEPVPVSLVNEVDNEKALVSFTYFPTLKYTKSFSLMPPSFGCNCRSACQPGDTNCSCIQKNGGDFPYTSNGILVGRKQLLHECGPTCPCTPNCKNRVSQTGVKFRLEVFKTKDRGWGLRSWDSIRAGAFICEYAGEVIDEAKLKQKEEGGENDEYIFDTGRDYESFKWSYEPGLIEESPNDVEEYNIPYRLIISAKNVGNVGRFINHSCSPNVFWQPVVYEHNNQSFVHIAFYAIRHVPPMTELTYDYGSSSSNEAGGNSGPNRKNKCLCGSSKCRGYFG, from the coding sequence ATGGAAGGAGGGTCCAGCCAAAACTTCGTTCCTCCTTCAGCTGGGTTTGATAAGTCAAGGGTTTTGGATGTTAGACCTTTGCGTAGTTTGATGCCGGTGTTCCCGGCTGCGTCTCAGGCCCCATCCTTTCCGGGCATGCCTCCCTTTGGCAATACCCCTAATGGGTTTCCTCCGTTTTACCCATTTGGTTTACCGCCAAGCTACCAGGCCTCACCTGATCTAAATAGTGAGATGAGGACGCCAACCGGTCCCATGCCCGCTCCTATCCGGTCATATAGAGCCCCAGCCTCATCTGGCGCCGATGACTTTCCAGAGGATTCCAATGGAGATGGGTACTTTGATCCTCATGTAGGTTCTAGTTCGTCTCGAAAGAAGACCACAAAAGCTAGTTCATCTCGGAAGAAGACCAAGAAAAATGGAGATGGTGATTCGTTAACAAACAATGGGTCAGGTGTGAcctttgtttctgttatgaGTTCATTTCAAATTGAAGATGGTAACAGGGAGTTGGTTAATTATGTGCTCATGAATTTTGATGCACTCCGGAGAAGGATATGCCAGATTGAAGATAACAAGGAATCGAAAACTGGGGTTATTAAGCGTGCAGATTTGAAAGCTGGTGGCATCGTGATGAGCAAAAAGGTTCGGACAAACATGAGGAGGAGAGTTGGGGTTATCCCTGGAGTTGAGATTGgcgacattttctttttccgaaTGGAAATGTGTGCAGTCGGATTACATGCTCCATCTATGGCTGGAATTGACTACATGACTGGCAATGGTGATGGTGACAAAGATCCAGTGGCCTTAAGCATTGTTTCTTCAGGGGGCTATGATGATGAGGCAGAGGCCAGCGATGTCTTGATATACAGTGGTCAGGGTGGAAATAGCAACAGCAAAGACAAAGATAGGGAGGTTGCTGATCAGAAGCTTGAAAGGGGTAATCTTGCTCTTCAGAGAAGCTTGCATCATGGAAATGAAGTACGAGTGATTCGGGGCGTGAAAGATGATGTTAGTTCAACAATAAAGATCTATGTCTATGATGGCCTATATAAAGTTCATGAGTCATGGACAGAAAGGGGGAAAGCTGGTTGCAATATATTCAAGTACAAGTTGTTGAGGGTGCCTGGACAGCCACCAGCTTTTGCAGTTTGGCAAGCCATTCGTAAGTGGAAGGATGGTTTTTCCTCAAGGGCTGGACTTGTTCTTCAAGACCTCACTTCAGGGACTGAACCTGTACCTGTTTCCCTTGTAAATGAGGTTGATAATGAGAAGGCGCTGGTTTCTTTCACTTATTTCCCTACGCTCAAATATACTAAATCATTCAGTCTAATGCCACCttcttttggatgcaattgcCGCAGTGCATGCCAGCCAGGTGATACGAATTGCTCTTGCATTCAGAAAAATGGAGGTGATTTTCCTTATACTAGCAATGGGATTCTAGTAGGCCGTAAACAATTGTTACATGAATGTGGTCCTACGTGTCCATGCACTCCCAACTGCAAAAACCGAGTATCCCAAACTGGTGTAAAATTCCGGCTGGAAGTGTTTAAGACAAAGGATAGGGGATGGGGCCTCCGGTCATGGGATTCTATTCGTGCTGGTGCTTTTATTTGTGAGTATGCTGGTGAGGTTATAGATGAAGCGAAGTTAAAACAGAAAGAGGAGGGAGGGGAAAATGATGAATATATTTTTGACACAGGCCGTGATTATGAATCATTCAAGTGGAGTTATGAACCTGGATTAATAGAGGAGAGTCCTAATGATGTTGAGGAGTATAACATTCCGTATCGCCTGATCATAAGTGCCAAGAATGTTGGGAATGTAGGTCGGTTCATTAATCACAGCTGCTCACCAAATGTTTTTTGGCAACCAGTTGTATATGAGCACAACAATCAGTCTTTTGTCCATATTGCTTTTTATGCCATCAGACACGTTCCCCCGATGACAGAGTTGACATATGATTATGGGAGTTCAAGCTCTAATGAAGCTGGCGGTAACAGTGGACCCAACAGGAAGAATAAATGCTTATGTGGATCGTCAAAATGCCGGGGTTATTTTGGTTGA